In one window of Miscanthus floridulus cultivar M001 chromosome 12, ASM1932011v1, whole genome shotgun sequence DNA:
- the LOC136496073 gene encoding uncharacterized protein, whose translation MARRHQGGWFCVLTGVWLLQLLLLVVSTEQCAATGDDEAAQLHWRLHTNRKLIVSGLNGSPKFSVWKTGKREVSEAIQRRLHQPKQKPYHFIKQNHHHRRVHWVAKNKAPTIGVKLFVDKEKRKVLFAESEKEFVDVLFGLLTMPLGTVVRLLDKQSQMGCLDEVYKSVEDLSTDYFQTKACKAMLLKPLNAASRHCCRLKINVDGSVPRVVYVCKDTSCSAHSDNAFSSFPDTVCECGKDGVFVKGCLKFIVTDDLHVAPALTSLMMSVFEKFGVRDPAVLEQQVLQFSSEKVLCLYKRILVTKQPLTEHYFDVPVPHDDANLYTLVQNLNPKQEIEDEERLGNLKIRVLQMTNNSALLYAEVGGDFVDSLFGLLSIPLGSVMKSFGQCSAKGCLDNLYRSIDGSYDPNCPNKVKSVKLCEASPKQQNGGSRKSEQCFSATFCQVSTSPTRPILTSLYNWYMEHVMELQRAVLLSRNTLSSVLLPPKKIKNLNHLRY comes from the exons ATGGCGCGGAGGCACCAAGGTGGTTGGTTTTGTGTATTGACAGGTGTATGGCTGCTCCAGCTTCTACTTCTGGTGGTGAGCACTGAGCAGTGCGCCGCAACAGGCGACGATGAGGCCGCACAACTGCATTGGAGAC TTCACACAAATAGGAAACTTATCGTCTCTGGATTGAATGGCAGCCCTAAATTCTCCGTGTGGAAAACAGGAAAACGAGAAGTTTCTGAA GCCATTCAGCGCAGGCTGCACCAG CCCAAGCAGAAACCATACCACTTCATCAAGCAAAATCACCACCATCGGCGTGTTCactg ggtggctAAGAATAAAGCGCCAACCATTGGTGTGAAGCTGTTTGTCGACAAGGAGAAGAGGAAGGTGCTCTTTGCAGAGTCCGAGAAGGAGTTCGTCGACGTGCTCTTCGGCCTCCTCACCATGCCTCTCGGCACCGTCGTTCGCCTGCTGGACAAGCAGTCTCAGATGGGGTGTCTCGACGAGGTGTACAAGAGCGTGGAGGATCTCAGCACCGACTACTTCCAGACCAAGGCTTGCAAGGCGATGCTTCTGAAACCGCTCAACGCGGCTTCCAGACACTGCTGTCGGCTCAAGATCAACGTCGATGGAAGCGTTCCAAGGGTGGTCTACGTCTGCAAAGACACATCCTGCAGCGCTCACAGCGACAACGCGTTCAGTTCGTTCCCTGACACGGTCTGCGAATGCGGAAAG GATGGAGTTTTTGTCAAAGGTTGCCTGAAGTTTATCGTCACTGATGATCTCCATGTTGCGCCAGCGTTGACCTCTCTTATGATGTCTGTCTTCGAGAAATTTGGTGTGCGGGATCCAGCTGTTCTTGAGCAGCAGGTTCTACAGTTCAGTTCAGAAAAGGTTT TGTGTCTTTACAAGAGAATTC TCGTAACCAAGCAACCTCTGACGGAGCACTATTTCGATGTTCCTGTCCCACACGATGATGCAAACCTATACACGCTTGTTCAGAACTTGAATCCTAAACAAGAAATCGAGGACGAGGAAAGGCTAGGAAACCTGAAGATCAGGGTTCTTCAGATGACAAACAACTCTGCTTTGCTGTATGCCGAAGTCGGAGGCGATTTCGTGGACTCTCTCTTTGGCTTGTTAAGCATTCCACTAGGATCCGTAATGAAGTCATTTGGTCAGTGCTCAGCAAAAGGCTGCCTCGATAATCTTTACAGGAGCATAGATGggagt TATGATCCTAATTGCCCAAATAAGGTGAAGTCCGTCAAACTTTGTGAGGCGAGTCCAAAACAACAAAATGGCGGAAGCCGGAAA tcagaacagtgtttttcagccacttTCTGCCAAGTTTCAACAAGCCCAACAAGGCCTATATTGACTTCTTTGTACAACTGGTACATGGAACATGTTATGGAGCTACAAAGGGCTGTGCTGTTGAGTCGCAACACACTCAGCTCCGTGCTTCTGCCTCCTAAGAAGATTAAGAATCTGAACCATCTCAGATATTAG